The nucleotide window GATGTGGCATCTATAATTTCACCCCAAATGATTGATGCTATCATTGAACTTGTAtgtattatgaatttatgatctACCAACCCTGTAACAAAATGCAGTACGTAATCTTCTTCAAGCAATTCTTTTACCTCAAacgtaaaaataataataaaaaaaaaattagagaaaaaattattttatatttttctaattgCAAAAGCGATGGGCAATATGTATGTGTCTTCGTAGAAACAACAGTGTGCAACTTTGATAGCAacaaattttaatcaaaataaaataaaagtctATTAATTCTCTATATAATAACCAATTCTTTTGCTTCTTTGAATCAGAAAATTTGAACCAAAAATCTGTGTTTCCCTAAATATCTTAATTCTCAGTTCCTTTAAACTCTGATGACTTTTGTATTCAGTTACAATTCGCCGGTCGGAAAATGGCTCGGCTTCGTTGCTGCCGTTTGGGTACAAGCAATTTCCGGCAACAATTACACTTTCTCTAACTATTCGGACGCTTTAAAGTCTCTAATGGCACTTACTCAGCTCCAATTAAACAACCTCTCAGTCGCTAAGGATGTCGGAAAAGCGTTTGGAATACTCGCCGGACTTGCCTCCGACCGTCTATCAACTCCGATTATTCTTCTCATTGGAGGAATTGAAGGTTTCATTGGTTACGGTGTTCAATGGCTTGTCGTTAGTGGTACAATTAAACCTCTTCCTTACTGGGTCATGTGTATATTTTTATGCATGGGAGGTAACAGTACTACATGGATGAACACCGCCGTTTTAGTTACCTGTATAAGGAATTTCAGGAAAAATAGGGGACCTGTAACCGGAATTTTGAAAGGATATGTTGGATTGAGTACGGCAATATTCACCGATATTTGCTCGGCGTTATTTTCCAGCGATCCTGCTACTTTCTTACTCATACTTTCCGTAGTTCCTTTTACCGTTTGTCTCACGGCGATTGtctttctccgtgaaattccaCCTTCCTCAACTCCCGCAGAAGAAAAGGAAGAGGTCAAATACTTCGGCGTCATTAACATAATTGCCGTCATTATAGCGGTATATTTGTTAGTCTTTGATATTTCCGGAACTCATGGCAAAgttttttcacaattttttgcTGCAATACTTCTGGTACTTATAGCATCGCCTTTGTTCATTCCGATTCACCTTATGGTGAAAAATTTTATCCGCGAAAATTCAGAGTACTTAGACGTTGAAGGGAATAACAATATTGCAGAGCCATTACTGGGCGTTGAAGAAACGGTTAGAGAAGAAGTTGAGAAAAAGGAAGTTGTTGTAGTGGAGGAAAATACGGCGCCAGCTGTAGTGGAGAAACGGCCACCTGTTATTGGAGAAGATCACACAATTTTCGAGGCAATAGTTACTCTGGATTTCTGGATCTTGTTTGTATCATTTCTTTGTGGAGTTGGAACAGGTTTGACTGTTATGAACAATTTGGGGCAAATGGGATTAGCTC belongs to Solanum stenotomum isolate F172 chromosome 1, ASM1918654v1, whole genome shotgun sequence and includes:
- the LOC125853284 gene encoding protein NUCLEAR FUSION DEFECTIVE 4-like → MTFVFSYNSPVGKWLGFVAAVWVQAISGNNYTFSNYSDALKSLMALTQLQLNNLSVAKDVGKAFGILAGLASDRLSTPIILLIGGIEGFIGYGVQWLVVSGTIKPLPYWVMCIFLCMGGNSTTWMNTAVLVTCIRNFRKNRGPVTGILKGYVGLSTAIFTDICSALFSSDPATFLLILSVVPFTVCLTAIVFLREIPPSSTPAEEKEEVKYFGVINIIAVIIAVYLLVFDISGTHGKVFSQFFAAILLVLIASPLFIPIHLMVKNFIRENSEYLDVEGNNNIAEPLLGVEETVREEVEKKEVVVVEENTAPAVVEKRPPVIGEDHTIFEAIVTLDFWILFVSFLCGVGTGLTVMNNLGQMGLALGYVDVSIFVSLTSIWGFFGRIISGSVSEYFIKKAAVPRPIWNAASQILMAVGYICLAMAMPGSLYIGSIVVGICYGVRLAISVPAASELFGLKYYGLIYNVLILNLPLGSFLFSGLLAGLLYDAQATTTADGGNTCVGAHCYRLVFIVMAIACIVGFGLDILLSIRTKSLYGKIYASRKAKKTSTILS